In Excalfactoria chinensis isolate bCotChi1 chromosome 3, bCotChi1.hap2, whole genome shotgun sequence, one DNA window encodes the following:
- the LOC140249401 gene encoding uncharacterized protein — protein sequence MSESIATMKSENVLFDLLEKHGARPSLSGVDWARQNWHNLQSVSDRICVLQHGARTRAGKGKSFICAVLGAALKAAVEFRDEKHSAETQTIQALQESVKVMQELVKTLQNQILNLEEQLQREKHNSVLLQMAFKELLAYKNTSNTVVHNLPQEKTFPQKELQGMREGLDKLEDSPTQLRPLIKTEYAFDNGEDLDPKMNVKEIPFSVTELAKLKKDFSRSPKESETEYVWRVSLTGGDQIMLTEKEAEGYWGPGVFLTTGNNRAPWSLTQRAAYWAGGLNPLERGDPLAITGTADQLVESVQKAACLQMIYDRKLQPHHESPMMMPVDPERMTPLIRGLPESLKPIGIQLQGKIQALPQRERTQAALEGTVTSNHLQSGYKVWTWGEVAQELINYERKYGPVISNTSKFDPREVRLAAVSLAPGPPSPNLSETGRVSLPVRTGRRNIGHKRNRLWTLGWQKGVPRDVMNGLPTVRLEKLVNWWPEQKLRKLKES from the coding sequence atgagtgaaagtATTGCCactatgaaaagtgaaaatgtgctaTTTGACCTTTTAGAAAAGCACGGTGCTCGGCCCTCTTTATCAGGGGTGGATTGGGCACGACAAAACTGGCATAACTTGCAGAGTGTTTCAGACcgcatttgtgttttacaacatgGGGCTCGTACCCGAGCCGGGAAAGGAAAATCGTTTATTTGTGCGGTACTCGgtgcagctttaaaagcagccgTGGAGTTCCGAGATGAAAAGCATTcggcagaaacccaaaccatacAAGCATTACAGGAATCAGTTAAAGTAATGCAAGAAttggtaaaaactctgcagaatcAAATATTGAACCTTGAGGAACAATTACAAAGAGAGAaacataattcagttttgttgcaaatggcttttaaggaaCTGTTAGCGTATAAGAATACTAGCAATACTGTTGTCCATAATTTGCCtcaagaaaaaacttttcctcAGAAGGAACTACAAGGAATGAGGGAAGGGCTTGACAAACTAGAGGACTCGCCAACCCAATTGCGTCCTttgataaaaactgaatatgcatTTGATAATGGTGAGGACCTGGATcctaaaatgaatgttaaagaaattcccttctctgtcactgaattagcaaaactgaaaaaggattttagccGTTCTCCAAAAGAATCAGAAACTGAGTATGTATGGAGAGTCAGTCTAactggtggagaccaaataatgCTAAccgaaaaggaggctgaaggtTATTGGGGTccaggagtatttttaactactggTAACAACCGTGCTCCCTGGTCCCTAACACAGAGGGCTGCCTATTGGGCAGGTGGTCTTAACCCTTTAGAAAGGGGAGACCCTCTTGCCATTACTGGAACAGCTGATCAATTAGTGGAAAGTGTCCAAAAGGCTGCCTGTTTGCAAATGATATATGATAGAAAGTTGCAGCCACATCATGAATCACCTATGATGATGCCTGTTGATCCTGAAAGGATGACTCCTTTAATTAGGGGGCTTCCAGAATCACTGAAACCTATAGGTATACAActacaaggaaaaatacaagcttTGCCTCAGAGAGAAAGAACCCAGGCAGCATTAGAAGGAACTGTAACCTCTAACCATCTGCAGTCAGGATATAAAGTatggacatggggggaggtTGCCCAAGAATTAATtaactatgaaagaaaatatgggcCGGTGATTTCTAACACTAGTAAATTTGACCCAAGGGAAGTGAGGCTTGCAGCTGTCAGCCTTGCCCCTGGGCCACCTAGCCCAAACCTCAGTGAAACTGGAAGGGTCTCATTGCCAGTAAGAACAGGTAGGCGAAATATTGGTCATAAACGTAATCGTCTCTGGACACTTGGCTGGCAAAAGGGTGTTCCACGAGATGTGATGAATGGATTACCCACAGTCAGACTAGAGAAATTAGTTAACTGGTGGCCAGAACAAAAGCTCAGGAAGCTCaaggaaagctga